The following proteins are encoded in a genomic region of Paenibacillus sp. FSL R7-0273:
- a CDS encoding DUF1292 domain-containing protein, translated as MTNEQIGQEEEPEIIYIPDEEGNEEEFEVIMKFEVDGSDAKYMMVVPLDSEDEDSDEVYAFRYEEDGDDLQLFMIENDEEWAIVEETFNTLVDELDGGAEND; from the coding sequence ATGACAAACGAACAGATTGGCCAAGAAGAAGAACCGGAAATTATCTATATTCCCGATGAGGAAGGTAATGAAGAGGAATTTGAGGTCATCATGAAGTTTGAAGTCGACGGTTCGGATGCAAAGTATATGATGGTGGTGCCGCTGGATTCCGAGGATGAGGATAGCGACGAGGTATATGCGTTCCGCTATGAGGAAGACGGCGACGATCTTCAGCTCTTCATGATCGAGAATGACGAAGAGTGGGCTATTGTAGAGGAGACCTTCAATACGCTTGTAGACGAGCTTGACGGGGGAGCAGAGAATGACTGA
- a CDS encoding nucleotide-binding protein has translation MADSKPSLFIGSSSEAKPYAIAVMRELQRYAEVTPWFSNVFKVNNATMDDLETQVDHNDFAVFVFAPDDIVDFRGKTVLAPRDNTIFEMGLFWGRLRRERVFYIVPLESKRTYQGSEVNEFHIPSDLHGLTFITYDASLGNKDAAVVTACDSIRQKIDEHGTFVNPAHLSLISFLTQFSKDLLSEPVRKYDFLYEAIRTAYDPSSLASAKVSGAAVWAVEGTDGIKQVAGNVGRGKFYSFKDYRSKSATKPLVIDVYLTGTEQAMLYNKTGVASVYLLCYPVGKELVLTIHLTINGGVATTRIASLMDENEGLMSSIHYIFGGEVT, from the coding sequence ATGGCTGATTCAAAGCCGAGTTTATTTATCGGATCATCTTCTGAAGCAAAACCCTATGCTATAGCTGTAATGCGCGAGTTACAACGTTACGCTGAAGTAACTCCTTGGTTTTCTAATGTTTTTAAAGTAAACAATGCAACTATGGATGATTTAGAAACTCAAGTAGACCATAATGATTTTGCTGTTTTTGTTTTCGCCCCTGATGATATTGTCGACTTTCGAGGTAAAACGGTATTAGCACCAAGAGACAATACCATCTTTGAGATGGGCTTATTCTGGGGGCGTTTAAGAAGGGAACGAGTATTCTACATTGTTCCACTTGAATCAAAGAGAACATATCAGGGTTCTGAGGTTAATGAATTCCACATCCCTTCTGATCTGCATGGCCTAACCTTCATTACATATGATGCAAGTTTGGGAAATAAAGATGCCGCAGTAGTAACTGCCTGTGACTCTATCCGGCAAAAAATAGACGAACACGGTACGTTTGTAAATCCGGCACATCTATCATTAATTAGTTTTCTGACACAGTTCAGTAAAGATCTCCTTTCAGAGCCGGTACGCAAATACGATTTTTTATATGAAGCGATCAGGACTGCTTACGATCCCAGCAGTCTTGCCAGTGCCAAAGTTTCCGGTGCCGCTGTTTGGGCAGTAGAAGGGACAGATGGAATTAAACAGGTTGCAGGAAACGTAGGGCGAGGGAAATTTTATAGTTTTAAAGACTATAGATCAAAGAGTGCTACAAAACCTTTAGTAATCGATGTATATTTAACCGGAACAGAGCAAGCTATGTTATATAACAAAACTGGCGTTGCGAGTGTATATTTACTATGCTATCCTGTTGGTAAGGAATTAGTCCTTACTATTCATCTCACGATTAACGGAGGAGTAGCGACTACACGCATTGCAAGCTTAATGGATGAGAATGAAGGGCTAATGAGTTCAATCCACTATATTTTTGGAGGTGAAGTAACATGA
- a CDS encoding methyl-accepting chemotaxis protein translates to MRENNKKAAKEQKNSPDSTKGSKQPEKDKSKLKMADLSFKGLLNGSVRQVKRVNPIRSVGVKLFLIFLSSIVVVVLLLGLLSYNKAKTTIKDNVSEANRQTILQTSDKLDIMLNQYENLALQLYFDTKMQSDLTALMSAESNYDKFVATDAISKKLSSQTTTDSNIVAISLIPTNAEETVISSGNSSLKMDGIRDQDWFKTVVERTTEYTSYYTQDAEPQQNYWFSTAVQGTSGKNVAMVRSLKTMGSGSGFVLMLELKNSLLEDAFKSVSLGEGSRIQLVDPDGIVIASSVSADDGVASAFSFIKESKAANNSREAKDAEGNEVLAVFSTLGKADWKLTGIIPTGELVKAAEPILFTTYMAALVAALLAVLLGFWMVRMIAQPLARLKNLMVQGAKGDLSVRTEFASKDEIGQLSASFNLMMERITDLVAQTNDTAREVLETAGELGGASRKTAISAKEIAAATEEIAGGAGSLALEAERGNELTDLIGTQMQSVIAANAAMDEAAHTVGEASGHGAKQLEALLEKTGLIGEKTGALVSRVNNLKDTVYSVVKVLDVMKNITQQTNILSLNATIEAARAGEAGRGFMVVAGEVRQLADQSKQSIALVAGIIDNIVTEMNGTVEELSEVAPLFKEQMTSVKSTSDIFVSVQAQMEDFIASLESVTSAIGSLSHSQGVLSDAMGNVSAVAQQSSATSEEVASLSSEQQNVSDQLVSLSGKLEVASNQLKDKLSLFTI, encoded by the coding sequence GTGAGAGAGAACAATAAAAAAGCAGCCAAAGAGCAGAAAAACAGCCCGGATTCGACAAAGGGGTCAAAACAGCCGGAGAAAGACAAGAGTAAGCTGAAAATGGCGGATTTAAGCTTTAAAGGGCTGCTAAACGGCTCTGTCCGTCAGGTAAAGAGAGTGAACCCGATCCGGTCAGTAGGGGTCAAGCTGTTCCTAATCTTCCTCTCCTCTATCGTGGTTGTAGTCCTTCTTTTGGGACTCTTGTCCTATAACAAGGCTAAGACTACGATTAAAGATAACGTGTCAGAGGCCAACAGGCAGACGATTCTCCAGACCTCGGACAAGCTGGACATCATGCTTAACCAGTATGAAAACCTGGCGCTTCAATTGTATTTTGATACTAAGATGCAAAGCGATTTGACCGCTTTAATGTCAGCAGAGTCCAACTACGACAAATTCGTTGCTACCGATGCAATCAGCAAGAAGCTGTCCAGCCAGACAACTACAGATTCCAACATTGTGGCGATCTCGCTAATTCCGACCAATGCAGAGGAAACTGTAATTTCCAGCGGAAATTCCAGTCTCAAAATGGATGGAATCAGAGACCAGGATTGGTTCAAAACAGTAGTAGAACGGACTACTGAATACACCTCATATTATACGCAAGATGCTGAACCCCAGCAGAACTACTGGTTCTCAACCGCTGTGCAGGGAACAAGCGGCAAAAATGTTGCCATGGTAAGATCCTTGAAAACAATGGGCTCCGGCTCCGGTTTTGTCCTGATGCTGGAGCTGAAGAATTCACTGCTTGAGGATGCCTTTAAAAGTGTCTCACTCGGCGAGGGCTCGCGGATTCAGCTGGTTGATCCGGACGGCATCGTTATCGCCTCCTCCGTTTCTGCTGATGACGGTGTGGCTTCTGCGTTCAGCTTTATCAAGGAGAGTAAAGCAGCGAATAACAGCCGGGAAGCCAAGGATGCTGAAGGCAATGAAGTACTGGCGGTATTCAGCACACTCGGCAAGGCGGACTGGAAGCTTACCGGCATTATTCCGACAGGCGAACTGGTGAAGGCGGCTGAGCCGATTCTGTTCACTACCTATATGGCTGCATTAGTAGCAGCTCTGCTTGCCGTATTGCTGGGCTTCTGGATGGTGCGGATGATCGCCCAGCCGCTGGCCCGCCTGAAAAATCTGATGGTTCAAGGGGCAAAGGGCGACCTGAGTGTTCGCACCGAATTTGCATCCAAGGATGAAATTGGCCAGCTGTCGGCTTCGTTCAATTTAATGATGGAACGGATTACCGATCTGGTGGCACAGACCAACGATACAGCACGCGAGGTACTGGAGACTGCAGGTGAGCTTGGCGGGGCTTCCCGCAAAACCGCTATTTCCGCCAAGGAAATCGCTGCAGCCACTGAAGAGATTGCCGGCGGTGCGGGCAGCCTGGCACTAGAGGCGGAGCGCGGCAATGAGCTGACTGATCTGATCGGCACGCAGATGCAGAGTGTGATCGCCGCCAATGCAGCAATGGATGAAGCGGCGCATACGGTTGGCGAAGCCAGCGGACACGGGGCGAAGCAGCTGGAGGCCCTGCTGGAGAAGACCGGCCTTATCGGCGAGAAGACAGGCGCACTCGTGTCACGGGTCAACAATCTGAAGGATACCGTATATTCTGTCGTTAAAGTACTGGATGTCATGAAGAATATTACACAGCAGACCAATATCCTCTCCTTGAATGCTACTATTGAGGCTGCGAGAGCAGGCGAGGCAGGCCGCGGATTTATGGTGGTCGCAGGGGAAGTCCGGCAGCTGGCAGATCAGTCCAAGCAGTCGATAGCTCTGGTAGCCGGTATTATTGATAATATTGTTACCGAGATGAACGGAACTGTAGAGGAGCTGTCCGAGGTGGCGCCGCTCTTCAAGGAGCAAATGACTTCTGTCAAAAGCACAAGTGATATCTTTGTCTCTGTACAGGCGCAAATGGAGGATTTCATAGCCAGCCTGGAGTCCGTTACAAGCGCAATCGGCAGCCTCAGCCATTCACAGGGTGTGCTGTCCGACGCGATGGGCAATGTAAGCGCAGTGGCACAGCAATCGTCAGCTACTTCCGAAGAGGTGGCTTCACTCAGCAGCGAGCAGCAGAATGTGAGCGATCAGCTCGTGTCCCTGTCCGGCAAGCTGGAGGTTGCTTCGAACCAGCTGAAGGACAAGCTGTCGCTGTTTACAATCTAA
- the alaS gene encoding alanine--tRNA ligase: MKASEIRSKWLQFFESKGHKIEPSASLVPHNDPSLLWINAGMAPLKAYFDGREIPENPRLTNSQKCIRTNDIENVGKTRRHHTFFEMLGNFSIGDYFKEEAITWAWEFLTGKEWIGFDGDRISVTVYAEDEEAFKLWNEKVGLPAERIIKLGDENFWDIGEGPCGPCSEIFYDRGEAYGSDMSDPEMYPGGENERWLEVWNLVFSQFNHNKDGSYTPLPNKNIDTGAGLERLTSILQDVDSNFDTDLFQPVIQKTAGLAGVKYKENLEQDIALKVIADHVRTVTFAVGDGVLPSNEGRGYIIRRLLRRAVRYGKTLGLDRPFLHELTETVGEVMGVYYPSVVENREYIAKIIRLEEERFHETLSDGLAILGDISAKAKADGLSVIAGVDAFKLYDTYGFPFDLTEDFASEQGLAVDREGFDAAMQEQRDRARAARQDNASMKIQGGALAELTVKSEFVGYNDTVAESKILAIVVDGELVDSVSEGADCQVVLEATPFYAESGGQVSDTGLLTGGSVTAKVTGLFKAPHGQHVHLVTVEAGELKVGESVRAEVNRAEREDIVKNHTATHLLHKALKEVLGGHVNQAGSLVEGARLRFDFSHFGAITPEELSDIEHRVNAQIWRGLDVVIENKPIDEAKAMGAMALFGEKYGNIVRVVQVGDYSLELCGGIHVGNTSQIGIFKLVSESGIGSGVRRIEAVTGRYAYQFTEGQLDLLKQAAGLLKSSLNDVPKRIEALHAQVREVSRENESLQSKLSATFAAELTGSVKTVGNGTQLLAVAVQAGSMDALRSTADELKAKLPDAILVLGAAMDDKVNFVVSVPQGLVKQGFHAGKLVKEVAAVCGGGGGGRPDMAQAGGKDASKLSEALAKAEELVAAQG, from the coding sequence ATGAAAGCAAGTGAAATCCGTTCCAAATGGCTGCAGTTTTTTGAGAGCAAGGGCCACAAAATCGAACCAAGCGCATCGCTCGTTCCGCACAACGATCCGTCCCTTTTGTGGATTAACGCCGGTATGGCGCCGCTGAAGGCATACTTTGACGGTCGTGAGATTCCTGAGAATCCGCGCCTGACCAACTCGCAGAAATGTATCCGTACCAATGATATTGAGAACGTCGGCAAAACACGCCGTCACCACACGTTCTTCGAAATGCTGGGGAACTTCTCGATCGGCGATTATTTCAAGGAAGAAGCCATTACCTGGGCCTGGGAATTCCTGACCGGTAAAGAGTGGATCGGCTTTGATGGCGACCGCATTTCCGTTACCGTATACGCTGAGGACGAAGAAGCATTCAAGCTGTGGAATGAAAAAGTAGGCCTGCCTGCTGAACGCATCATCAAGCTGGGCGATGAGAACTTCTGGGATATCGGCGAAGGCCCTTGCGGACCTTGCTCGGAGATTTTCTATGACCGCGGTGAAGCTTACGGCAGTGACATGAGTGATCCGGAAATGTATCCGGGCGGCGAAAATGAACGCTGGCTGGAAGTATGGAACCTTGTATTCTCCCAGTTCAACCACAACAAGGACGGCAGCTACACGCCGCTTCCCAACAAGAACATTGATACCGGTGCAGGTCTGGAGCGTCTGACTTCCATTCTGCAGGATGTGGATTCCAACTTCGATACGGATCTGTTCCAGCCTGTAATCCAGAAGACGGCCGGCCTGGCCGGAGTGAAATACAAAGAGAACCTGGAGCAGGATATCGCCCTGAAGGTCATTGCTGACCATGTTCGTACTGTGACGTTTGCTGTTGGTGACGGTGTGCTTCCTTCCAATGAAGGCCGCGGTTACATTATCCGCCGTCTGCTCCGCCGCGCAGTGCGTTACGGCAAAACTCTCGGCCTTGACCGTCCGTTCCTGCATGAGCTGACTGAAACGGTCGGCGAAGTGATGGGCGTATACTATCCGTCCGTTGTGGAGAACCGCGAATATATCGCCAAAATCATTCGTCTGGAAGAGGAGCGTTTCCACGAAACCTTGTCTGACGGCCTGGCTATCCTTGGTGATATTTCGGCCAAAGCCAAAGCTGACGGCCTGAGCGTAATTGCCGGCGTAGATGCGTTCAAGCTCTATGATACTTACGGCTTCCCGTTTGACCTGACTGAGGATTTTGCATCCGAGCAGGGGCTGGCTGTTGACCGCGAAGGCTTCGATGCAGCAATGCAGGAGCAGCGCGACCGGGCAAGAGCAGCCCGCCAGGACAATGCCAGTATGAAAATCCAGGGCGGTGCACTTGCCGAGCTGACGGTTAAAAGTGAATTTGTTGGATATAATGACACGGTAGCAGAGTCCAAAATCCTTGCTATTGTTGTAGACGGTGAGCTTGTTGACTCCGTCAGCGAAGGTGCTGATTGCCAGGTTGTGCTGGAAGCGACTCCGTTCTACGCCGAAAGCGGCGGTCAGGTGAGTGACACCGGTCTTCTGACCGGCGGATCTGTTACAGCAAAAGTAACAGGCCTGTTCAAGGCTCCTCACGGACAGCATGTACACCTTGTAACGGTTGAAGCAGGAGAGCTGAAGGTCGGCGAGAGCGTACGCGCAGAAGTGAACCGCGCCGAGCGTGAAGACATTGTGAAGAACCATACAGCAACCCACCTGCTGCATAAGGCGCTGAAGGAAGTGCTGGGCGGCCATGTGAATCAGGCTGGTTCCCTGGTGGAAGGCGCTCGCCTGCGTTTTGACTTCTCGCATTTCGGTGCCATTACACCGGAAGAGCTGAGCGATATTGAACACCGGGTGAATGCGCAGATCTGGCGCGGCCTGGATGTGGTCATTGAGAACAAGCCGATTGACGAAGCCAAAGCTATGGGCGCAATGGCACTCTTCGGCGAAAAATACGGCAACATCGTCCGTGTCGTGCAGGTTGGCGATTACAGCCTTGAGCTGTGCGGCGGTATTCACGTCGGCAACACTTCGCAGATCGGAATCTTCAAGCTGGTCAGCGAGAGCGGCATCGGCTCCGGTGTACGCCGGATCGAAGCTGTGACCGGCCGTTACGCTTACCAGTTCACTGAAGGCCAGCTGGATCTGTTGAAGCAGGCTGCAGGCCTGCTGAAATCGTCGCTGAATGATGTTCCTAAGCGGATCGAAGCGCTGCATGCACAGGTGCGCGAGGTTTCCCGCGAGAACGAATCGCTGCAGTCGAAGCTGAGTGCAACCTTTGCTGCCGAGCTGACCGGAAGCGTGAAGACTGTAGGCAACGGCACACAGCTGCTTGCTGTCGCTGTTCAGGCAGGCAGCATGGACGCGCTGCGCTCCACTGCCGATGAGCTGAAAGCCAAGCTGCCGGATGCTATTCTAGTGCTCGGCGCAGCGATGGACGACAAGGTGAACTTTGTCGTGTCTGTACCGCAGGGACTGGTTAAGCAAGGCTTCCATGCCGGCAAGCTGGTTAAGGAAGTTGCTGCAGTATGCGGCGGCGGCGGCGGCGGACGTCCGGATATGGCTCAGGCCGGAGGGAAGGATGCCTCCAAGCTGTCTGAGGCACTTGCCAAAGCCGAAGAGCTTGTAGCTGCACAGGGTTAA
- a CDS encoding DUF1292 domain-containing protein has translation MTDFSAEQAVWTSKLKEAYGETVELEDEQGRSSVYNIVAEFEVGGRAYAVLAGSGKNAEKEILRIVVSPDGVPELESIVDDEEWEDISELYDELTFPADVTE, from the coding sequence ATGACTGATTTTTCCGCTGAACAAGCGGTATGGACATCCAAGCTCAAGGAAGCCTATGGAGAAACAGTAGAACTGGAAGATGAGCAGGGCCGGTCTTCCGTTTACAATATTGTCGCCGAATTTGAGGTCGGTGGCCGCGCATATGCGGTATTGGCCGGTTCCGGTAAAAACGCGGAGAAGGAGATTCTGCGGATCGTGGTTTCACCTGACGGTGTGCCGGAGCTGGAGAGTATCGTTGACGATGAAGAGTGGGAAGATATCTCCGAGTTGTACGACGAGCTGACCTTTCCTGCTGATGTCACGGAATAA
- the ruvX gene encoding Holliday junction resolvase RuvX gives MKKLGLDYGDRRIGVATSDIFGWTAQALETIERRGNGNEFARIRELVKEHEIGEIVVGLPKNMNGSVGPRGEICIEFAGQLREELEIPVHLWDERLTTVSAERMLIEGDVSRKKRKGIVDKMAAALILQNFLDANSKR, from the coding sequence ATGAAGAAGCTGGGACTGGATTACGGCGACCGCAGAATCGGTGTCGCCACAAGTGATATTTTCGGGTGGACCGCCCAGGCTCTGGAGACCATTGAACGCCGCGGTAACGGCAATGAGTTTGCGCGCATCCGTGAGCTGGTCAAGGAGCATGAGATTGGTGAAATCGTGGTTGGCCTGCCGAAGAATATGAACGGCTCAGTTGGACCCCGCGGTGAAATCTGTATAGAGTTTGCCGGTCAGCTGCGGGAGGAACTCGAAATACCCGTACACCTTTGGGATGAGCGTCTGACGACGGTATCCGCTGAGCGGATGCTGATTGAAGGGGACGTCAGCCGGAAGAAACGCAAAGGGATTGTGGACAAAATGGCCGCAGCCCTGATTTTGCAAAATTTTTTGGATGCTAACAGTAAAAGGTGA
- a CDS encoding IreB family regulatory phosphoprotein, which produces MDSMDKTVKFNVKGDEKEASPQEILLAVYDALVEKEYHPINQIVGYLLSGDPAYIPRHNNARSLVRRKERDELIEELVRFYLANHRVDQPR; this is translated from the coding sequence ATGGACTCCATGGACAAAACGGTTAAATTCAATGTGAAGGGCGACGAAAAGGAAGCTTCTCCCCAGGAAATTCTGCTCGCCGTATACGACGCGCTGGTGGAGAAAGAATATCATCCGATCAACCAGATCGTAGGGTATCTTCTTTCCGGAGATCCGGCTTACATTCCGCGCCACAACAATGCGAGAAGTTTGGTCCGGAGAAAAGAACGTGATGAGCTGATTGAGGAACTGGTCCGTTTCTACCTGGCAAATCATCGGGTGGATCAGCCGAGATGA
- a CDS encoding peptidase U32 family protein, whose amino-acid sequence MMNKPELLVTAASLEEARALLNAGADALLIGDDRFGMRLAGHFTLDETAAVIELAHGMGRKVYASLGGLMSNRLLDELPAYVKAIGQLGIDGIEFGDPAVLAAVKSEAPELRLHWNAEMTSTNYYTANYWGRKGASRVVLARELNMDEITEMVPLLEVEAQVQVHGMTNIYHSKRGLVASYMAHQGRPVPDGNLGKDRGLFLIEAERQEEKFPIYEDINGTHIMSSDDVCILEDLHLLLAAGVHSLKIEGLLKPIAYNVAVVKTFRRAVDLYAQDPQGYEFDESWMEDIRALQDPERDLSFGFFYKEQVY is encoded by the coding sequence ATGATGAACAAACCGGAGCTGCTGGTAACAGCGGCATCCCTGGAAGAAGCGCGCGCATTACTGAATGCGGGAGCGGATGCGCTGTTGATCGGAGACGACCGCTTTGGAATGCGGCTGGCCGGCCATTTTACGCTGGATGAGACAGCTGCAGTAATAGAACTGGCCCATGGCATGGGGCGTAAGGTATATGCAAGCTTGGGGGGACTGATGTCCAACCGGCTGCTGGACGAGCTTCCCGCCTACGTGAAGGCAATCGGGCAGCTTGGCATTGACGGAATTGAATTCGGTGACCCGGCTGTGCTGGCTGCAGTAAAGTCCGAGGCGCCGGAGCTGCGGCTGCACTGGAATGCCGAGATGACCTCGACGAATTACTATACGGCCAACTACTGGGGCCGCAAAGGGGCTTCGCGGGTCGTGCTGGCCCGTGAGCTGAATATGGATGAGATTACCGAAATGGTACCGTTGCTTGAGGTGGAAGCCCAGGTGCAGGTGCACGGGATGACCAATATTTATCATTCCAAGCGCGGGCTGGTAGCCAGCTACATGGCCCATCAGGGACGTCCGGTCCCAGACGGTAATCTAGGCAAGGACCGCGGCCTGTTCCTGATTGAAGCGGAGCGCCAGGAAGAGAAATTCCCGATCTACGAGGATATCAACGGAACGCACATTATGAGCTCTGACGATGTCTGTATTCTTGAGGATCTGCATCTCCTGCTTGCTGCCGGAGTGCATAGCCTCAAGATTGAAGGCCTGCTGAAGCCAATTGCTTATAATGTGGCTGTTGTTAAGACTTTCCGTCGTGCGGTGGACCTGTATGCACAGGACCCGCAGGGCTATGAATTTGATGAGTCGTGGATGGAGGACATCCGTGCGCTGCAGGACCCTGAGCGTGACCTGTCGTTCGGCTTCTTCTACAAAGAGCAGGTCTATTAA
- the mltG gene encoding endolytic transglycosylase MltG — MKSAIRAILIVILVLVLAAGGGAWYIWNGMQPVEPAGPAVTFTVEKGMGSSEIADLLQENGIIRNALFFKGYLRWVKEGSGFMAGTYTASPGDTYDNLIARLNAGDVVKKETVIFTIPEGYTAKQVADKLAEAWGQKPEVFLELIDSGAGLAAADRLEVPSGTEVRHRLEGYLFPETYELLKDSTPQEVVEALLEQLEKKLDSIPDWKQQLTERKITLHELLTVASLVEREVVVDDERPLVAGVIYNRLNKGQNLEIDATVQYLLDKQKERLLYKDLEVDSPFNTYRNPGLPPGPIASPGLASIQAALAPEASEYYFYVTKKDGTQGHLFGKTYEEHLANIKKSEQTAP, encoded by the coding sequence TTGAAATCCGCAATCCGCGCCATATTGATCGTAATCCTTGTGCTGGTCCTTGCAGCAGGAGGAGGCGCTTGGTATATCTGGAATGGAATGCAGCCGGTCGAGCCTGCAGGACCAGCCGTTACGTTCACGGTAGAGAAGGGGATGGGCAGCTCGGAAATTGCTGATCTGCTTCAGGAGAACGGCATTATCCGTAACGCTTTATTTTTCAAGGGTTATCTGAGATGGGTTAAGGAAGGGTCCGGTTTCATGGCCGGTACCTATACTGCAAGCCCAGGCGATACGTATGACAACCTGATTGCCCGGCTGAATGCAGGCGATGTTGTGAAGAAAGAGACGGTTATCTTCACCATTCCGGAAGGATATACCGCGAAGCAGGTGGCGGATAAGCTGGCTGAGGCCTGGGGCCAGAAGCCGGAGGTATTTCTTGAACTTATAGATTCGGGCGCGGGGCTGGCTGCAGCGGACAGGCTGGAGGTTCCTTCCGGTACTGAAGTGCGGCATCGTCTGGAGGGTTACCTGTTCCCTGAAACATATGAACTGCTCAAGGACAGTACCCCGCAGGAGGTTGTTGAGGCGCTGCTGGAGCAGCTGGAGAAGAAGCTGGACAGCATTCCAGACTGGAAGCAGCAGCTGACAGAGCGTAAGATAACATTGCATGAGCTGCTGACCGTGGCATCACTGGTGGAGCGCGAGGTTGTTGTCGACGACGAGCGGCCGCTTGTGGCCGGCGTTATCTATAACAGGCTGAATAAAGGCCAGAACCTGGAGATCGACGCTACCGTCCAATATCTGCTGGATAAACAGAAGGAACGGCTGCTGTACAAGGATCTTGAAGTGGACAGCCCGTTCAATACGTACAGGAATCCTGGTCTGCCGCCGGGGCCCATCGCAAGTCCGGGCTTAGCCTCGATCCAGGCTGCGCTTGCTCCGGAAGCATCGGAATATTACTTCTATGTGACCAAAAAGGACGGCACACAAGGTCATCTGTTCGGCAAAACATACGAGGAACATTTAGCCAATATTAAAAAAAGTGAACAAACTGCGCCGTAA
- a CDS encoding peptidase U32 family protein — protein sequence MGTMTKPQYKGKRYRLDKPELLAPAGNLEKLKFAVHYGADAVYIGGQKYGLRSGADNFSFEEMREGVEFAKKYGAKVFVATNIYAHNEDIAGIEEYLRNLYEAGIAAIIVADPAIVDTARRLVPGLEVHLSTQQSTLNWQAVSFWKEEGLPRVVLGRETSLEEIAEIKKHVDIEIESFIHGAMCSSYSGRCVLSNHFTDRDSNRGGCCQSCRWKYDLFEDGRPEGTWVSEEDQAEAAPPQHLLPGVTQLPLHQPEDNPFTMGSKDLCMLESIPDLIEVGIDSFKIEGRMKSIHYVATVVNAYRKAIDSYMADPENYVLKPEWLEELHKAANRPLNTGFFYDTPDHEDHIYEPEEKAAPYDFAGLVLEYDAQSGMALVQQRNHFKPGQEVEFFGPDNTFFKQIVGELWDEAGNPLDAARHPLQKVRMKVDQPVAYFDMMRKRK from the coding sequence ATGGGTACCATGACCAAGCCCCAATACAAGGGCAAGCGTTACCGTCTGGACAAACCGGAGCTCCTGGCTCCGGCGGGTAACCTGGAAAAATTGAAATTCGCCGTGCACTATGGTGCGGATGCAGTATATATCGGAGGACAGAAATACGGCCTGCGCTCCGGGGCTGACAACTTCAGCTTCGAAGAGATGCGCGAGGGTGTTGAATTTGCCAAAAAATACGGGGCAAAGGTATTTGTCGCTACCAACATCTATGCCCACAACGAAGATATCGCCGGGATTGAAGAATACCTGCGTAACCTGTATGAGGCGGGAATTGCCGCTATTATCGTAGCCGATCCGGCCATCGTCGATACCGCGCGCCGCCTGGTGCCTGGGCTGGAAGTGCATCTCAGCACCCAGCAGTCTACGCTGAACTGGCAGGCGGTATCCTTCTGGAAGGAAGAAGGGCTGCCGCGTGTCGTACTGGGCCGTGAGACCAGCCTGGAGGAAATCGCCGAAATCAAAAAGCATGTCGATATCGAAATCGAAAGCTTTATTCACGGCGCGATGTGCTCCTCGTATTCCGGACGCTGCGTGCTGTCCAACCATTTTACGGACCGTGACTCAAACCGCGGGGGCTGCTGCCAGTCCTGCCGCTGGAAGTATGACCTGTTCGAGGACGGCCGTCCGGAAGGAACCTGGGTGTCGGAAGAGGATCAGGCTGAAGCTGCTCCGCCGCAGCATCTTTTACCGGGAGTAACCCAGCTGCCGCTGCATCAGCCTGAGGATAACCCGTTCACCATGGGCTCCAAGGACCTGTGCATGCTGGAGAGCATTCCTGACCTGATCGAGGTCGGCATCGACAGCTTCAAGATTGAAGGCCGGATGAAGTCAATCCACTATGTAGCCACAGTTGTGAATGCTTACCGCAAGGCGATTGATTCCTATATGGCGGATCCGGAGAATTACGTGCTGAAGCCGGAGTGGCTGGAAGAGCTGCATAAGGCGGCGAACCGTCCGCTGAACACAGGGTTCTTTTACGATACGCCGGACCATGAAGATCATATTTATGAGCCGGAGGAAAAAGCGGCGCCGTATGATTTCGCCGGACTGGTGCTGGAATATGATGCGCAGAGCGGTATGGCGCTTGTACAGCAGCGTAATCACTTTAAGCCGGGACAGGAAGTTGAATTCTTCGGCCCTGACAATACATTCTTCAAGCAGATCGTCGGCGAGCTGTGGGATGAAGCAGGAAATCCGCTGGATGCCGCCCGTCACCCGCTGCAAAAGGTGCGCATGAAGGTGGATCAGCCGGTTGCCTATTTTGATATGATGCGTAAGAGAAAATAA